A genomic stretch from Chitinophaga agri includes:
- a CDS encoding tetratricopeptide repeat-containing sensor histidine kinase, which translates to MIKATTISVQTWRNRLLALLFTSLLMPAFPCLAQNDAGFTGYAGVPVKTPDSLFKKVHLATDVKTKIQAIQPLLSFHATHGTTDSVILYALDLIGDLNQSKLPAADRLSCQVFLYLTLANAYNEEGLYDEALRFYLQGLRIAASLGNEAAVNDNKLGIANVYAARHEHEKAIAAYKDLLDTAPDERLKHLVYERLGIIFLEQKDLPQAKQYTEKALVYFRQQQQEKKELKAELTLGIIAEYNQQGENAYSIYNEVKNKAQQYQFYDLYIEAGQRMGDLLIAQKEYDNARALLSLVYSNALQWNDLKAQLKVLNSLRNVHAAMGDYQNAYALMTQYLGVSQELLTRQNKREINELEIKYQTARKEKEILNKENELNYQKTVKYSLLIGFLVILLPVIGLLYMYYQKLQAQSKLNTTLEEMNRQEIAALLKDKELELLKASVSGQEKERKRIAGELHDSIGGNLAAIKLQLSNHTGTDKLQNLIRQVDDTYHQVRDLSHDLVPPQFSNTGYAELIAGYIRQFNVPGNAAITFHAFPNEEIDRIETSLKVEIYKIIQELITNALKHSKATKVEIQLTQLDGMLKLLFEDNGQGFSLETVKYGLGFQNIQTRVKLFDGIFTIDSFPSKGTVIDIEIPLNQEYCEV; encoded by the coding sequence TTGATCAAAGCAACTACCATATCTGTCCAAACCTGGCGAAACCGTCTGCTGGCCCTGCTTTTTACTAGTCTGCTGATGCCTGCCTTTCCCTGTTTGGCACAAAATGATGCCGGCTTCACGGGTTATGCCGGGGTGCCTGTAAAGACACCAGACTCTCTTTTTAAAAAAGTACATCTTGCTACCGATGTTAAAACCAAAATACAGGCAATACAGCCGTTATTGTCTTTCCATGCCACTCATGGTACGACCGATTCGGTGATACTTTATGCACTGGATCTGATCGGTGACCTGAATCAAAGCAAGCTGCCGGCAGCGGACCGGCTCTCCTGCCAGGTTTTCCTTTATCTTACGCTCGCCAACGCGTATAATGAGGAAGGACTGTACGACGAAGCCCTGCGCTTTTATCTTCAGGGGCTAAGGATTGCAGCGTCTCTCGGTAACGAGGCGGCTGTTAATGATAATAAACTGGGTATTGCAAACGTATATGCTGCCCGTCACGAGCATGAGAAGGCGATAGCCGCATATAAGGATCTGCTGGACACGGCGCCTGATGAACGACTGAAGCATTTGGTATATGAAAGGCTGGGAATTATTTTCCTTGAACAAAAAGATCTGCCGCAGGCGAAACAGTACACTGAAAAAGCATTGGTATATTTCCGGCAGCAACAGCAGGAAAAGAAGGAACTGAAGGCAGAACTGACACTGGGTATTATTGCGGAATATAACCAGCAGGGTGAAAATGCCTATTCGATCTATAACGAAGTGAAGAATAAGGCGCAGCAATACCAGTTTTACGATCTGTATATTGAAGCAGGACAAAGGATGGGAGACCTCCTGATCGCTCAAAAGGAGTACGATAATGCAAGGGCCCTTTTGTCCCTGGTCTATTCCAATGCGCTTCAATGGAACGATCTGAAAGCACAGTTGAAAGTACTGAACAGTTTACGTAACGTACACGCTGCTATGGGCGATTATCAAAATGCGTATGCGCTCATGACACAGTATCTGGGCGTCTCCCAGGAATTGCTCACCAGGCAGAATAAGCGGGAGATCAACGAGCTGGAAATAAAATATCAAACTGCCCGGAAGGAGAAAGAGATATTGAACAAGGAAAATGAATTAAACTACCAGAAAACAGTAAAATATAGTTTGCTGATCGGGTTCCTTGTTATCCTGCTTCCAGTCATCGGTTTGCTATACATGTATTATCAAAAACTGCAGGCACAGAGCAAGCTGAATACTACGCTGGAAGAAATGAACCGGCAGGAGATCGCGGCGCTGCTGAAGGACAAGGAACTTGAGTTACTCAAAGCCTCTGTCAGCGGACAGGAAAAAGAAAGGAAAAGGATTGCCGGTGAATTGCATGATAGTATTGGCGGTAACCTTGCTGCCATCAAATTACAACTCTCTAATCACACGGGAACGGATAAGCTGCAGAACCTTATCCGGCAGGTGGACGATACCTATCACCAGGTACGTGACCTTTCTCATGATCTTGTTCCGCCGCAATTCAGTAACACCGGCTATGCAGAACTCATTGCCGGCTATATCAGGCAGTTCAACGTGCCTGGTAATGCTGCTATCACTTTTCATGCTTTTCCCAATGAGGAGATTGACAGGATCGAAACTTCTCTGAAAGTAGAGATCTATAAGATCATTCAGGAACTGATCACCAATGCGCTAAAACATAGTAAGGCCACTAAAGTAGAAATACAACTCACACAGCTGGACGGCATGCTGAAGCTGTTATTTGAAGATAACGGTCAGGGATTTTCGCTGGAAACGGTGAAATACGGCCTTGGTTTTCAGAATATTCAAACACGTGTGAAACTGTTCGATGGGATTTTCACTATCGACTCTTTTCCTTCGAAAGGCACAGTAATTGACATTGAAATACCCTTAAATCAGGAATATTGTGAAGTATAA
- a CDS encoding response regulator: MKYNIILADDHKLFLEGLMRLLAQENDIDVCYYAHNGALVVKYLDQHPGEQVDLVITDISMPDMDGITLNNYIKEKRPEISTLVVSMHTDANMIDALIQNNVDGFLSKNADSNELLEAVRTILKGSKYFSEAVKQEYLKSVFNKEKETLEMLTSREKDVLKLIAEEYTTQEIADKLFLSKHTIESYRKTLIIKLKVRNLAGLTRYAVKLGLLS; the protein is encoded by the coding sequence GTGAAGTATAATATTATCCTTGCTGACGACCATAAATTGTTTCTGGAAGGTCTTATGAGGTTGCTTGCGCAGGAAAATGATATTGATGTATGTTATTATGCCCATAATGGAGCGCTGGTTGTGAAGTATCTTGATCAGCATCCGGGTGAACAGGTAGATCTCGTTATTACAGACATCAGCATGCCGGATATGGATGGCATCACACTTAATAACTACATCAAGGAGAAAAGACCCGAGATCAGCACATTGGTGGTAAGTATGCACACTGATGCAAATATGATCGATGCGCTCATCCAGAATAACGTAGACGGCTTTTTATCAAAGAATGCTGATTCAAATGAATTACTGGAAGCTGTAAGAACCATCCTTAAAGGAAGCAAATATTTTTCAGAAGCGGTGAAGCAGGAATACCTGAAGAGTGTATTCAATAAGGAGAAGGAAACCCTTGAAATGCTTACCTCGCGTGAAAAGGATGTGCTTAAGCTGATAGCCGAAGAGTACACCACACAGGAAATAGCTGATAAACTCTTTCTTAGCAAGCACACTATTGAGAGTTACCGTAAAACCCTCATTATTAAACTGAAAGTGCGAAATCTTGCCGGACTCACCAGGTACGCGGTCAAGCTGGGGCTCCTCAGCTAA
- a CDS encoding SIMPL domain-containing protein (The SIMPL domain is named for its presence in mouse protein SIMPL (signalling molecule that associates with mouse pelle-like kinase). Bacterial member BP26, from Brucella, was shown to assemble into a channel-like structure, while YggE from E. coli has been associated with resistance to oxidative stress.), producing the protein MKNVIMAAIIAMSALGSHAQEIRPNTIQVNGIAKVNREVDAYLVDVTIAVEYGEIESKKSFDDLKNSFFKKAKEAGLDQSQFREDKMRYQALQLFREGSLYTFTARSQDEILKVTRLANGSVINITSARVKFKPVVKDEKLFEAALRNSREKAAIIARTLNKKLGAVSGVTDLTPQETTVEENFYFKPVDDQYISLLVSFAIE; encoded by the coding sequence ATGAAAAACGTAATAATGGCCGCCATCATAGCGATGTCGGCATTGGGAAGCCATGCACAGGAGATACGGCCGAACACCATTCAGGTGAATGGCATCGCTAAAGTGAACCGCGAAGTGGATGCCTACCTGGTGGATGTTACCATAGCAGTGGAGTACGGAGAAATTGAAAGTAAAAAGTCTTTCGACGACCTTAAAAACAGCTTTTTCAAGAAGGCAAAGGAGGCGGGGCTGGATCAAAGTCAGTTCAGGGAAGATAAGATGAGATACCAGGCCTTGCAGCTTTTCAGGGAAGGTAGTTTATACACTTTCACGGCCCGTTCGCAGGACGAAATACTGAAGGTCACCAGACTGGCGAATGGCAGTGTTATTAATATCACCAGTGCAAGGGTAAAGTTCAAACCTGTGGTGAAAGATGAGAAGCTCTTCGAAGCCGCCCTGCGCAATAGCAGAGAGAAAGCGGCAATCATTGCCAGGACACTCAACAAAAAACTGGGCGCCGTATCAGGTGTAACAGACCTTACCCCACAGGAAACAACAGTAGAGGAAAATTTTTACTTTAAGCCAGTTGATGATCAATATATCTCTCTGTTAGTAAGTTTCGCGATTGAATAG
- a CDS encoding Crp/Fnr family transcriptional regulator translates to MEQPTAKRIKEIFDPFYKADVSLWTAFAEYLHPRTFKKNDIIKEYHKTEKYLNILISGSVAHFVHANEKDTCINLYYEEQIFSDYLSFLTQVPNVIKTQALEDTIVWSISHQDLNNLYARSATGIFIGKSLSDAMFIRKQSEQISLLTLSPTERYLKLISERPEIFQRTSLKIICSYLGITAESLSRIRKKIS, encoded by the coding sequence ATGGAGCAACCAACAGCTAAAAGGATTAAGGAAATATTTGACCCATTCTATAAAGCGGATGTAAGTTTATGGACCGCATTCGCGGAATACCTGCACCCGCGCACGTTTAAGAAAAACGACATTATAAAGGAATATCATAAAACAGAAAAGTACCTCAACATCCTGATCTCAGGTTCCGTTGCGCATTTCGTTCATGCAAATGAAAAGGATACCTGTATCAATCTGTATTATGAAGAACAGATCTTCAGCGACTATCTGTCTTTTCTGACCCAGGTACCCAATGTCATAAAGACCCAGGCACTGGAAGATACCATCGTCTGGTCTATCAGTCATCAGGACCTGAATAACCTGTATGCCAGATCAGCAACAGGTATTTTTATTGGCAAATCTCTTTCAGATGCCATGTTCATCCGCAAGCAATCCGAGCAGATAAGCTTACTGACCCTTTCACCGACAGAGAGGTACCTGAAACTGATCAGTGAACGGCCTGAGATATTCCAGCGTACATCCCTTAAAATTATCTGTTCCTACCTTGGTATTACTGCCGAGAGCCTGAGCCGTATCAGGAAGAAGATTTCCTGA
- a CDS encoding CPBP family intramembrane glutamic endopeptidase has protein sequence MKNKVNYPAIITFYIIAVALRYLATKTPLLDAVSNDFLRVVLRGIGPAVGALVAFSVFRIKPVLSLKGNYKQLIAPFALYWVFPIALICGIEFFMKGSISFVAVSAILVYGLMEEIGWRGFLQQELKSLPPIVSILIVATLWFLWHLNFDLTSSNLLFFGIIILGTWGIGKVADTTASLLAVAAFHSLNNLFSELNGLKIMILVILITTWVVSLIIRKRYFKVSLA, from the coding sequence ATGAAGAATAAAGTTAATTATCCCGCTATCATTACTTTTTACATTATTGCAGTAGCACTTCGTTATCTGGCCACTAAGACGCCACTTCTGGACGCTGTATCAAATGACTTTTTAAGGGTAGTGCTGCGTGGGATAGGCCCGGCAGTTGGCGCCCTTGTTGCCTTTTCTGTATTCAGAATAAAGCCTGTGCTCTCATTAAAAGGGAATTACAAACAACTGATCGCTCCATTCGCTTTATACTGGGTATTCCCCATTGCCCTCATTTGTGGCATTGAATTCTTTATGAAAGGAAGCATTTCCTTTGTGGCAGTTTCGGCTATCCTGGTCTACGGGCTCATGGAAGAGATCGGATGGCGTGGATTTTTACAACAGGAGCTTAAATCATTGCCCCCCATCGTGTCCATACTGATCGTGGCTACCTTATGGTTCCTCTGGCACCTCAACTTTGATCTGACCAGCTCCAATCTGCTGTTCTTCGGTATTATCATACTCGGTACCTGGGGGATCGGGAAAGTGGCTGATACGACGGCATCCTTGCTTGCAGTAGCAGCATTTCACTCACTGAATAATCTGTTTTCGGAACTGAACGGGCTTAAAATTATGATCCTGGTGATCCTGATAACCACCTGGGTCGTTTCTCTGATCATCAGAAAAAGATACTTTAAAGTGAGCCTGGCTTAA